From Candidatus Manganitrophus morganii, the proteins below share one genomic window:
- a CDS encoding OmpA family protein: protein MKKKKHEEHENMERWLVSYADFITLLFAFFVVMYSTSSVREGKFRAVADSLNSAFHPIIAHSASNIRLSSKASGSEMFDIGLQLYKKLTANINTEENPGGMKVIRDSRGVVIRISESLAFETGQSELLPEFRETLDHIAGLIIDAPNAILVEGHTDNIPIKTPFYPSNWELSATRATQIVRYFTTEHGMTPDRFSIAGYAEFRPIAVNDTLEGRAKNRRVEIVLLNPPEEKADPEFNPFPPPRGPDGSGADMKNP from the coding sequence ATGAAAAAGAAAAAACATGAAGAGCATGAAAACATGGAACGATGGTTGGTCTCCTATGCCGATTTCATCACATTGCTCTTCGCTTTTTTCGTGGTGATGTATTCGACCTCTTCCGTGCGGGAAGGAAAATTCCGGGCGGTCGCCGACTCGCTCAATTCGGCCTTTCACCCGATCATCGCGCACTCCGCCTCGAATATTCGACTCAGCTCGAAGGCCTCCGGCTCCGAAATGTTCGACATCGGCTTGCAGCTTTACAAGAAGCTGACGGCCAATATCAATACGGAGGAGAATCCGGGGGGGATGAAAGTGATTCGGGACAGCCGGGGCGTGGTCATCCGAATCAGTGAGAGTCTCGCGTTTGAAACCGGTCAATCGGAGCTTCTGCCCGAATTCAGGGAAACGCTCGATCATATCGCCGGATTGATTATCGACGCTCCGAACGCGATCCTGGTGGAAGGACACACCGACAATATTCCGATCAAAACGCCGTTTTATCCCTCGAATTGGGAGCTCTCCGCGACCCGGGCGACACAGATTGTCCGCTACTTTACAACAGAACACGGGATGACTCCCGATCGATTTTCGATCGCCGGGTATGCCGAGTTCCGGCCGATCGCCGTCAACGATACGTTAGAAGGACGCGCAAAGAATCGCCGCGTCGAGATCGTTCTTTTAAATCCGCCGGAGGAAAAAGCCGATCCGGAATTTAACCCTTTTCCCCCGCCCAGAGGTCCGGATGGATCGGGCGCCGACATGAAGAATCCGTAA
- a CDS encoding flagellar motor protein codes for MDILTIMGVVVGLAALIGGQHLEGGHLSSVMQFTAAIIVLGGTLGAVMVQYSLPKFLEGIKLGISTIKSQPDHSAGYIKQLVDYANIVRKQGILALEPKVKEVKDPFFKKGLQLLMDGTEPRLLREILEVDLSFSEEHHVMAAKVFDAAGGYCPTFGIIGAVLGLIHVMENLADPSKLGSGIATAFVATVYGVLAANLIFLPLASKLKMRGQMEGITRQLIIEGLMSIAAGENPRLIQEKLEGFLTEGEKKKIKKG; via the coding sequence ATGGATATTTTGACCATAATGGGGGTGGTTGTCGGGCTGGCCGCGCTGATCGGCGGACAACACCTCGAAGGAGGACACCTCTCGTCGGTCATGCAGTTTACGGCCGCGATCATCGTGTTGGGGGGAACCCTCGGGGCGGTGATGGTCCAATATTCCCTCCCCAAATTCTTGGAAGGGATCAAGCTGGGAATCAGCACGATCAAATCGCAGCCGGACCATTCCGCGGGCTATATCAAGCAACTGGTCGATTACGCGAACATCGTGCGAAAACAGGGGATTCTTGCGCTGGAGCCGAAGGTGAAAGAGGTGAAAGATCCCTTCTTTAAAAAGGGACTTCAGCTTTTAATGGACGGGACGGAGCCGAGGCTGCTCCGCGAGATCCTGGAAGTCGACCTATCGTTCAGCGAAGAACATCATGTTATGGCGGCCAAGGTCTTTGACGCCGCCGGCGGATACTGTCCCACCTTCGGGATCATCGGAGCGGTTCTGGGGCTGATCCACGTTATGGAGAATCTGGCCGATCCGAGCAAGCTGGGGAGCGGGATCGCCACCGCCTTCGTCGCCACGGTGTACGGCGTCCTTGCCGCCAACCTGATCTTCCTGCCCCTTGCCTCGAAGTTGAAGATGCGGGGACAGATGGAAGGGATCACGCGTCAGCTGATTATCGAGGGGTTGATGTCGATCGCGGCCGGAGAGAACCCCCGGCTGATCCAGGAGAAGCTGGAAGGATTTCTGACCGAAGGGGAAAAGAAAAAAATAAAGAAGGGATAG
- a CDS encoding protein phosphatase CheZ, translating to MIMKGMTGMDFHESSLEDNNIRGLIRAARGIIEGDLKKEADQKLSDELGKLAKYLQAISRKLQAAESDIETASSQIPYGTDQIHGVTRFTEEEVHRVLGIVEKVIESHDALANKWESLKTQSQAEMLQRPTLKRQADEIGSTLRDEKKMLMDLMTALSFQDVAAQWLKKISSDMTNVQSRIRRLNSSLNVKGKESGPPTSSKETDRDANLMKTGNRFAGADKMGQTDVDHLLKEYGL from the coding sequence ATGATCATGAAAGGAATGACCGGGATGGATTTCCATGAATCTTCGTTAGAAGACAATAATATCCGGGGCCTGATCCGGGCCGCGCGCGGGATCATCGAGGGGGACCTCAAAAAGGAGGCCGATCAAAAGCTCTCCGATGAACTCGGCAAGCTTGCGAAATACCTCCAGGCGATTTCAAGGAAATTGCAGGCGGCTGAATCGGATATCGAGACGGCCTCCAGCCAAATCCCCTACGGAACCGATCAGATCCACGGCGTGACGCGGTTTACCGAAGAAGAGGTTCATCGGGTTTTGGGAATTGTGGAAAAGGTGATCGAGAGTCATGACGCGCTCGCGAACAAGTGGGAGTCGCTTAAGACCCAGTCACAGGCGGAGATGCTGCAACGCCCCACGCTGAAGCGCCAGGCCGACGAGATCGGTTCGACCCTTCGGGACGAAAAGAAAATGCTGATGGATTTGATGACGGCGCTCTCCTTTCAGGATGTCGCCGCCCAGTGGCTGAAGAAGATCTCCTCCGATATGACGAATGTGCAGTCGCGGATTAGACGGCTGAACAGCTCGCTCAACGTGAAGGGGAAGGAGAGCGGTCCGCCGACGTCGTCGAAAGAGACCGACCGGGATGCGAATTTGATGAAAACGGGGAATCGGTTCGCGGGCGCCGATAAAATGGGCCAAACCGACGTCGATCACCTTTTGAAGGAATACGGGCTGTAA
- a CDS encoding chemotaxis response regulator CheY: MPDPNMKILVVDDMSSMRRIIKNTLKQLGYPNTDEAEDGDKALEMVRNTPFDLVVSDWNMPNMSGLDLLKAIRQDPKLSALPVLMVTTEAEMDHILEAIRSGVNSYILKPFTPETMKEKIDKVFKHA, encoded by the coding sequence ATGCCTGATCCAAATATGAAGATCTTGGTCGTGGACGACATGTCGTCCATGAGAAGAATTATCAAAAATACCCTCAAGCAGTTGGGGTATCCGAACACCGATGAGGCGGAAGACGGCGACAAGGCTTTGGAGATGGTCCGCAATACGCCGTTTGATCTGGTGGTCAGCGATTGGAACATGCCGAACATGAGCGGCCTCGATCTTCTCAAGGCCATTCGGCAGGATCCAAAATTATCGGCGCTGCCGGTCTTGATGGTGACGACCGAAGCCGAAATGGATCATATCCTGGAGGCGATCCGATCGGGGGTGAACAGCTATATCCTCAAGCCGTTCACTCCCGAGACGATGAAAGAAAAAATCGACAAGGTCTTTAAGCACGCGTGA